The genomic stretch agattgtggtacacggggatgacggtacacatgccattagtgatgccattgtgcccttcatagaaaccgacgatgaccaaggtccatgggtttatcaggtttttgacgcagtctcagtagacaaaatttcTGAGAGCAGGGGCCTGCTGACTCCCAGAATCGCAGCtgcgaccttcatgatagcctcagaaaTGTTGAACAACGGATTTGTACcgggaaaaggtttgggggttgatctgcagggtattgtccagccaatttccttgcccaagaacctggatacttttgggttaggattcaagcctacctcAGCGGATGTAAAGCgtgcccgcaagttgaagaaaagagtctgggtccttcctaagccaatcccacgcctatccagatcatttgtcagagcagggtTCAGAAAGTtatcggtcccgaaagttctcggacccctgatcgggccagatggagatttgaatgagggctttgaaaggatGTTCgttgatgtcaacatgatagaagctggagagggttccagtaaggcagacatacagtttgtgggtcctaaggccaaggtcaacaattggacatctactcctcttcctactcggaaggagtcttggtagtaggctttggatTTTCTTTCTTATGTTTTGGGATTattcagagttgtaatccagtttttgttttatttttgtagtCCACAAAAGTGTGAAACTATGTTAACCCGcagtttaataaagtaaaaaaaaattctctctttatttttgtttatattttaattctgttttcatcttttatttttctaaacagttcttttcatactggttctaattacatgacatgcacaacggatattcaacctagtctaaaagatcaatctgattctaaactaactatacaagatgtcgattatgataatgaatcggaatacgatgaggatgaagccttcgaagacataaacagagaattaagccagttcgaagaaaaacccaagcccaacttaaatgaaaCAGAAGctatcaatttaggggatgtagACGATATCaacgaaactaaaataagcatccacattgaaccaaatatcagggaagaactagtcaaagcactcattgaattcaaagacatttttgcatggtcgtacgatgacatgccgggattaagcactgatttagtggttcataaattgcccactgacccgacatgcctcccgtcaagcagaaattgaggaagttcaaaacagacatgagtgtgaagattaaagaagaagtaattAAGCAGCTGCAagctaaggttattcgggtcactcgatatcctgattggttggctaatgtggtgccggtgccggtgccgaagaaagatgggaagatcagggtgtgtgtcgattaccgcaatatgaatagggcaagcccaaaggacaactttcctttacccaacatccatatcttgatcgacaattgtgtcagacgtgagatcggatcttttgtagattgctatgctgggtatcatcaaattctgatgGATCAAGAAGATGCGAAAAAAACgacattcattacgccgtgggggaatTATTACTACCGGATAATACCATTTGGTTTGAATAATGCTGGAGCAACGTACAttagagcaatgactactgtgttccatgacatgatacacaaagagattgaggtgtacgtggacgatgtgatcataaagtccaagcatcaggaagaccacgcagcagacctaaggaagttttttcaaagacttcgaaggtatgatattaagctcaacccggccaaatgtgcctttggtgttccatatggaaagttgttgggaATCATCATCAGTcagcgaggtattgaactggacccgtcaaagatcaaatctatccaagatttgccaccgccgaagaacaagacaaaagtaatgagtctgttgggaaggttgaattacatcagcagatttattgctcaactcacagcaacttttgaacccatctttcggctactgaagaaggatgtcgcggtagaatggacggcagaatgtcaggaggcatttgaccagatcaaaggatatttatcaaatccacatgttttggttccacctgagccggggagacctttaattctttatctaacggtcctagagaattcgtttggctgcgtgctagggcaacacgacattacaggaaggaaggagcaagccatctattatctcagcaagaagtttacagtatatgaggttaagtacactcaactcgagaagacatgttgtgccctaacttgggtggcccagaaattgaagcattatttgtcatcatatactacttatctcatttcatggatccactaaagtatattttccagaagcctatgcccacagggaggttagcgaaatggtaAATATTACTCatggagttcgacatcgtctatgtaacaaggacgaccatgaaagcccaaacactggccgatcacttggctgagaatcctgttgataaagaatatgagccgttgaggatgtattttcctgacgaagaagtgatgcatatacatgagttggaattacctgaggaaccaggttggaagcttttctttgatggagccgcaaatgtgaagggagttggaataggagcggtacttatctCTGAAACATGACGTCATTATCCTGGTACGGCTCAGCTGCATTTtaattgtaccaacaatatggctaagTATGAGGCATGCCTTTTGGGTctacgactagctgcagacatggatgtccaggacgtcttggtcttgggagactcggacctcctagtgcatcagattcagggtgaatgggaaacacggtatttgaagctcatactatatcgacaatgtttgcacgatctgagcaagcgattccGATCAGTGGAGTACAGACACATCCCAACAGTTCACAATGAGATTGCCaatgctttggccactttggcatcgatgttgcatcacccagacaaaattcatgttgacctattgcatatccaggttcgtgatcagcacgcttattgcaacatgataaaGGAAGAAATGGACggtgagccatggttttatgatgtcaaggagtacctcaggatggggatatacccggagtaggccaccggagatcaaaagagaaccattcggCGATTGGCCAATGGATTGTTCCTCAGTGGgggagtgttatacaaaagaacaccagacttAGGAtggctgagatgtatagatgccagtcaagccacgacagctatgacagaggtacatgctggagtttgtgggccacatatgagcggatatgtgttgttaaagaagattcttcgagcagggtactattggctcactatggagcgtgattgtatcaatttcatgcggaaatgccatcagtgtcagatacacggagatttgattcattctccaccgacagaattgcatacaatgtcagcaccatggccatttgttgcctagggaatggatgtcattggacctattgagccggcagctaccaacggtcataggttcattctggtgaccatcgactattttactaagtgggttgaagctaaaactttccagtcgataaccaagaaggcagtggtggattttgttcactcccatatcatctgtagatttggaatcccaaaggtgatcatcacggataatggtgctaatcttaacagcaatttgatgaaagaggtatgtcatcagtttaagattacacatagtaattccacaccatatcgtcccaaggcgaatggagcagttgaggcagccaacaagaacatcaagaagatactgaggaagatggtagaaggatccagacaatggcatgaaaaattaccatttacATTGTTaagttatcgcactactgtccataCTTCGGTaagggcaactccttatttattggtatatggtactgaagcagtaataccgacgGAAGTTGAAATTttatcccttcggattgtcgctgaagctgagattgatgatgacgagtgggttaAAGCCCGGTTGGAGCAGTTgaacctgattgatgaaaagagattggcagttgtgtgtcatggccaattatatcaaaagaaaatggcgagagcctacaacaagaaggtgcgccccagaaaatttgaagtggggcagcaggtgttgaaataAATCccgccacatcaggccgaagcaaagggcaagttcgccccgaattggcaagggccattcattgtaaccaatgtattgtccaatggcgctttatgcttaacagatatcgaagggaaatgcgtcgacatggctatcaattctgacgcagttaagagatattatgtatgatttcttgtagttgtaattgttgtttgtttgtatttggcatttatcggataatgaaacgacggaggcaattctttcttctatccaaacactgtaacctttgcttccctttttgagccttatttgttctttcatacccctcttttggaatcagtaatgaaaatgaaagaaagagaagagaaaataatgataataaagacaaaagaaggtcacaagaaaaataaaggaaatggGAATTACgaatttgacctgattcctcaaagaaggatatgtaggagcctcacggctcggtcatagtgtaaaaAACAAACCCAATCAAGAAAACACtgggggcagaagttgtgtttataattttgggaaagaaagttgatttcaagagttgtaatgttttacccatcaaaattattttgaacctcttgttaccccttttcttttaaccatacacaaaaacccatattaatgtccaaaaaagacctcccgatcagtatctgagaagtgccaagtcaatgcaaatggaagtcgggaataacactctgatccccagcaaagaaggaGATCATAAGctagaaatgaattgatagccgaaagaatccccagcaaagagagtcattcactccaatccccagctgaaaaataaaataaaacgagagagtcttatcggtgaaaaccttcacaggcaccatgaggcgacgagagttgagagaaatgagagagtcttattagtgaaaacccctcgaagggaactatgaggcgacaaggcaaaattggcggaaagggtccacatttggcaaagagttgagtgtttATTTATCCCCAACAAGATGAGGCCGtaagaaagattgattgatacgaatagactgggttgattagtccaaaatgcacgacatgatcgttgggatcggttatatcattcagataagtccttttctttctttttccccagcatttaaagacttcttctttttctattttttgaaatcatcgatttttcatttcttggtttaaagatttTACCTCCCTAGcagtttgttttttcaaaaaggattttcagagcttactaccagtggccaaagtggtgcaaagcaaaatgcgaataggacaggccaaagctaagacgacaaagcgaaaagaagttggtcacaagaccaaatgatgaatgagtctataccccaagaggaccaaatttctaggggaagttggagaaaaacagaaagaacaacagttgaaaagttatggatcaaattccaagaggatccccagcagatttgcaagATACAGGAataactccgacagattctcgaccaagttccgcaatggtcggacaacacagagcggggaaggaagagaaaagaaaaaccatccccagcaagaatattatccccagcaaataatatcatccccaacaagttttgtagcaaagtagggaaaagaaaaggggaaaaaaccatccccaacagaagtggcacgaccactcaccacgttttaaactaacaaatttttctttgatttaaagcagggaaaggaaatagtATTGACtacgggaagacatggccacaaagaagattatcaaacttgGGTAGAAAATTCTCTCTCACTATGaaaattttctaaaaataagaaagcaatcttggaagaagcaaaataacccaagttttaagggtagcggtctttgaatcagtatcatccccgccattgttaaagggaggagagtaactagtcttaaagaaggaagataattccccaacagtgatATCCCCGGTAGgattcagagaagtgaaaacaccagcttgaggaaagtagttccaagtggaaggaaggcaccagctttaaagtaagtagtctttgaagaaggaaaatgacatatttgtgaataaaatatcggtgttatccccagtagttttttcagaggaataaaacaccagttttgagggaagcagttgaaagaagatgattcaagttaaaggagtcaggagcccgcctggagaatggaggtgttgtatttttaaggaattgttgaagtcaggagcccgcctggagaatagaggctgaaattttaaagaaatcgttgaaatcaggagcccgcctggagaatggaggtgttaaaatttaagaaagttgttgaagtcaagagcccgcctggagaatgcaggctgaattatttttaagaagttgttgaagttaggtgcccgcctagagaatggaggctgaattatttttaagaagttgttgaagtcaggagcccgcctggagaatggaggctgaattattttgaagaagttgaagaagttaggagcccgcctggagaatggaggtgttaaaatttaagaagttgttgaagtcaggagcccgcccgaagaatggaggctgaattatttttaagaagttgttgaagtcaggagcccgcctggagaatgaaggctgaattattttgaagaagttgaagaagtcaggagcccgcctggagaatggaggtgttaaaatttaagaagttgttgatgtcaggagcccgcctggagaatggaggctgaattatttttaagaagttgttgaagtcaggagcccgcctggaaaatggaggatgaattattttgaagaagttgttgaagtcaggagcccgcctggagaatggaggttgttaaattttaagttggagtcaggaatctgcctgtagaacggaggttgttaaagtttaagttggagtcaggagcccgcctgtagaacggaggttgttatattttaagttgttgaagaagtcaggagcccacctgtagaatggaggttgtaaattttaaattgttgaagaagtcaggagtccacctggagaatggaggttgttaaaattttaagttgaaaaagtcaggagcccacctgtggaacgaaggttgttataattttaagtcgaagaagtcagaagcccacctggagaatgaggttgtttattttaaagttgaagttgagaagtcaggagcccgcttgtagaatggaggttgttatattttttaattgttgaagaagtcaggagcccgcctgtagaatggaggttgtgatattttaaattgttgaagaagtcaagagcccgcctgtagaacggaggttgttatattattaaattgttgaagaagtcaggagcccgcctgtagaatggaggttgttatatttttaaattactgttgaagtcaggagc from Nicotiana sylvestris chromosome 12, ASM39365v2, whole genome shotgun sequence encodes the following:
- the LOC138882787 gene encoding uncharacterized protein; translation: MVEGSRQWHEKLPFTLLSYRTTVHTSVRATPYLLVYGTEAVIPTEVEILSLRIVAEAEIDDDEWVKARLEQLNLIDEKRLAVVCHGQLYQKKMARAYNKKVRPRKFEVGQQVLK